A stretch of the Argentina anserina chromosome 6, drPotAnse1.1, whole genome shotgun sequence genome encodes the following:
- the LOC126797111 gene encoding uncharacterized protein LOC126797111: protein MMLRAVNTQGEIKTGDMIADLIIECIKEVGHENIVQIVTDNAGNCVKAGAIISSKYPSIFWTPCVVHTLNLAVKNICAPSLQTRNNDDVYDACKWIGPLADDISFIKNFIMNHGMRLVMFTEHCDLKLLTIASTRFASTLVMFKRFKKIKAGLQHMVISNKWDDYKEDDVRKAAAVKQKILDEMFWDELDYVISFTEPIYSMIRRSDTDKPSLHLVYEWWEDMIQNVKKAIYRKERKQLHEDSSFWNVVHKVLMSRWSKSSTPLHCMAHSLNPKYYSPEWLLENCPKSSSSRY from the exons ATGATGTTGAGGGCAGTAAATACTCAAGGTGAAATAAAAACTGGGGATATGATTGCTGATTTGATTATAGAATGCATAAAGGAGGTTGGTCATGAAAATATTGTTCAAATAGTCACCGATAATGCTGGGAATTGTGTGAAAGCTGGTGCAATTATTTCATCCAAGTATCCTTCTATCTTCTGGACACCATGTGTAGTGCATACCTTGAACCTTGCTGTGAAGAATATATGTGCACCTTCGCTGCAAACAAGAAACAATGACGATGTGTATGATGCTTGTAAATGGATAGGGCCTCTTGCAGATGATATTTCTTTCATCAAGAACTTCATAATGAACCATGGGATGAGGTTGGTGATGTTTACTGAGCATTGTGATCTTAAGCTCCTTACAATTGCTTCAACCAGGTTTGCCTCCACACTTGTGATGTTTAAGAGATTTAAGAAAATAAAGGCTGGTTTGCAACATATGGTAATCAGTAATAAATGGGATGATTACAAGGAAGATGATGTGAGGAAGGCTGCTGCAGTGAAACAGAAGATTCTAGATGAGATGTTTTGGGATGAGCTTGATTATGTTATATCTTTTACTGAGCCCATATATAGTATGATTAGACGTTCAGACACCGATAAGCCGTCTCTTCATTTAGTGTATGAATGGTGGGAAGATATGATTCAGAATGTGAAGAAAGCCATATATAGGAAAGAAAGGAAACAACTACATGAGGATTCAAGCTTTTGGAATGTTGTGCATAAGGTGTTGATGTCTCGTTGGAGCAAGAGTAGCACACCTCTTCATTGTATGGCGCATTCATTAAATCCCAA GTATTATAGTCCGGAATGGCTATTAGAAAATTGCCCGAAAAGCTCCTCATCAAGATATTGA